The following proteins are co-located in the Candidatus Eisenbacteria bacterium genome:
- a CDS encoding crosslink repair DNA glycosylase YcaQ family protein, protein MTEPRRIPAHAVAALFLERQHLDRPRGRRLSAKSLTQFAEDTGGIQLDTINVVERAHHLTLWSRFDVYDRKAFDRLGYGRRLLYEYWAHAACLVPVSDVPMWRHVMDSLRWSSRGESWQRWLKTNARILDEVESAIRERGPLASADFEDVKKKKRGGWWDRKPATHALDYLWMSGRTAVHSRVNFQKRFDLLERVMPNGGSRELPEEAAFWRWHLRRSLHAMGAATQADLRMYLTFPRGPEHRRAALAEALGEGEVVEVAVDTGGKPARWFALAKDLKALDRAGARRAPSRGTALLSPFDSLLWHRDRVRRLFGYDYTIEVYVPAPKRRHGYYSLPIFHDGHIIGRLDPKAHRAERRLELKSVHFEPWFAAKKTPPGPLKAKLDRAAALAGTAEAIVSLARFVGADDITVGRVFPASLGPALRRELAENISTTSAS, encoded by the coding sequence ATGACCGAGCCACGACGGATCCCGGCTCACGCCGTGGCCGCGCTCTTCCTCGAGCGCCAGCACCTCGATCGTCCGCGCGGACGCCGCCTCAGCGCCAAGAGCCTTACCCAATTCGCCGAGGACACGGGCGGGATCCAGCTCGACACCATCAACGTGGTGGAGCGGGCACATCACCTGACGCTGTGGAGCCGCTTCGATGTCTACGACCGGAAGGCATTCGACCGCCTCGGCTACGGCCGCCGTTTGCTCTACGAGTACTGGGCGCACGCCGCCTGCCTGGTCCCGGTCTCCGACGTGCCGATGTGGCGGCACGTCATGGACTCGCTGCGCTGGAGCTCCCGGGGCGAGTCCTGGCAGCGATGGCTCAAGACCAACGCTCGCATCCTGGACGAAGTGGAGAGCGCAATCCGCGAGCGTGGTCCATTGGCGAGCGCGGACTTCGAGGACGTGAAGAAGAAGAAGCGTGGCGGATGGTGGGACCGGAAGCCCGCGACGCACGCGCTGGATTACCTGTGGATGAGCGGCCGGACTGCGGTCCATTCGCGGGTGAACTTTCAGAAACGCTTCGATCTCCTGGAGCGCGTCATGCCGAACGGCGGGTCCCGCGAGCTGCCCGAGGAAGCGGCGTTCTGGCGCTGGCATCTGCGGCGCTCGCTGCACGCGATGGGTGCGGCGACCCAGGCGGATCTGCGCATGTACCTGACCTTCCCGCGGGGGCCCGAGCACCGGCGCGCGGCGCTCGCCGAGGCCCTGGGTGAAGGCGAAGTCGTCGAGGTGGCGGTCGATACCGGGGGGAAGCCGGCCCGTTGGTTCGCGCTCGCGAAGGACCTGAAGGCGCTGGATCGCGCGGGGGCCCGCCGTGCCCCATCACGTGGAACCGCCCTGTTGTCGCCGTTCGACTCGCTGCTCTGGCACCGTGACCGAGTGCGGCGGCTGTTCGGCTACGACTACACGATCGAGGTCTACGTGCCGGCGCCGAAGCGTCGCCACGGTTATTACTCGCTGCCCATATTCCACGACGGACACATCATCGGCCGCCTCGACCCCAAGGCGCACCGGGCCGAGCGCCGGCTCGAGCTCAAGTCGGTCCACTTCGAGCCCTGGTTCGCGGCGAAGAAGACCCCGCCGGGGCCGCTGAAGGCGAAGCTCGACCGTGCGGCGGCGCTCGCCGGGACGGCGGAGGCGATCGTCTCGCTCGCCCGCTTCGTGGGCGCGGATGACATCACGGTGGGGCGCGTGTTTCCCGCTTCGCTCGGACCGGCGCTGCGGCGTGAGCTGGCGGAGAACATCTCCACGACGTCCGCTTCCTAG
- a CDS encoding CapA family protein: protein MAGASLVMMDRRRFLVRSLGAAMAMALPRWTRGQSSPSDSTVSGREPMVTLAVGGDTTLGYNLQDHFDRKLGEGLTKDELWPYYFGGIGRNWGRDGVDIALVNLECPFTERGKKLPKNFNFRARPELVRILKAGWVDVVSLANNHTADWGKEGIRDTIDTLRRADIDYFGAGMNLKEARRPVILQRWGFKVGFLGYYFQAEPDMLEPKEVYATRKGAGVAGCYKDLDCIRAMVREDVAALVKRVDHAIPYFHWGHEGSYAVRDYQIELAHLCVDLGCKAVFGAHPHRLQGIEVYRGAPIFYSLGNFVYGGIKEPKDTLTMLARVDLARDAVKASVVPVQFTRWPEEPFRPFVLEGAAGDEALARIAAYSASFPATLPQLEPHRGRATFAPSDSLGIAR from the coding sequence GTGGCCGGCGCGAGCCTCGTGATGATGGACCGGCGGCGCTTCCTGGTGCGCAGCCTCGGCGCCGCCATGGCGATGGCGCTTCCCCGCTGGACGCGCGGGCAGAGCTCGCCTTCGGACTCGACGGTGAGTGGGAGGGAACCGATGGTCACCCTCGCCGTCGGTGGAGACACCACGCTCGGCTACAACCTCCAGGACCACTTCGATCGCAAGCTCGGCGAAGGACTCACGAAGGACGAGCTGTGGCCGTACTACTTCGGCGGCATCGGACGCAATTGGGGACGCGATGGAGTGGACATCGCGTTGGTCAATCTCGAGTGCCCTTTCACCGAGCGCGGCAAGAAGCTCCCGAAGAACTTCAACTTCCGGGCACGTCCCGAGCTGGTGCGGATTCTCAAGGCAGGCTGGGTGGATGTCGTCTCGCTGGCCAACAATCACACCGCGGACTGGGGAAAAGAGGGCATCCGCGACACGATCGACACGCTGAGACGCGCCGACATCGATTACTTCGGCGCGGGCATGAATCTCAAGGAAGCGCGCCGGCCCGTCATTCTCCAGCGCTGGGGGTTCAAGGTCGGTTTCCTCGGCTATTACTTCCAGGCCGAGCCCGACATGCTCGAGCCCAAGGAGGTCTACGCGACCCGGAAGGGAGCGGGCGTGGCGGGATGTTACAAGGACCTCGACTGCATCCGCGCCATGGTCCGCGAAGACGTGGCGGCGCTCGTCAAGAGAGTCGATCATGCCATCCCCTATTTTCACTGGGGCCATGAGGGGTCGTACGCGGTGAGGGACTATCAGATCGAGCTGGCCCACCTATGCGTCGACCTGGGGTGCAAGGCGGTTTTCGGAGCGCATCCGCATCGCCTGCAAGGCATCGAAGTCTATCGCGGGGCTCCCATCTTCTATTCGCTCGGGAACTTCGTGTATGGGGGCATCAAGGAACCCAAGGACACCTTGACCATGCTCGCTCGCGTCGATCTGGCCCGTGACGCGGTCAAAGCCAGCGTTGTCCCGGTCCAGTTCACGCGCTGGCCCGAGGAGCCGTTTCGCCCATTCGTGCTCGAAGGCGCAGCCGGAGATGAAGCGCTCGCGCGGATCGCTGCATACTCCGCTTCGTTCCCCGCCACATTGCCGCAGCTCGAGCCCCATCGTGGGCGCGCGACGTTCGCACCGAGCGACTCGCTGGGGATCGCGCGATGA
- a CDS encoding SRPBCC family protein — MKLLLSILVGILGLVALAWCIGLVIPRRHQATRSARFANRPEQVWAVLSDFPNYARWAPEVTGVRRLPDRDGHPVYQFEGKWGMPLEIESMEPPRLMVTRIADPSLPFGGTWTWKITREGNGTRVTVTEDGEIKPPPMRTMARFFFGYTSTMDSYLEALGDGLGEGITPGPLPAGV, encoded by the coding sequence ATGAAGCTGCTGCTGTCGATTCTGGTCGGCATCCTCGGACTGGTCGCCCTGGCGTGGTGCATCGGCCTGGTGATTCCCCGCCGTCACCAGGCGACGCGCTCCGCCAGGTTCGCGAACCGTCCCGAGCAGGTGTGGGCGGTGCTCAGCGACTTCCCGAACTACGCTCGGTGGGCGCCCGAGGTCACCGGTGTGCGACGGCTGCCGGACCGTGACGGGCACCCCGTCTATCAGTTCGAAGGCAAGTGGGGCATGCCGCTCGAGATCGAGTCGATGGAGCCGCCGCGCCTGATGGTCACGCGCATCGCCGATCCGAGCCTGCCATTCGGCGGGACATGGACCTGGAAGATCACTCGCGAAGGCAACGGCACGCGCGTGACCGTGACCGAGGACGGTGAGATCAAGCCGCCGCCGATGCGCACGATGGCGCGCTTCTTCTTCGGCTACACCTCGACCATGGATTCGTACCTCGAGGCGCTCGGTGACGGCCTGGGAGAAGGGATCACCCCCGGGCCTCTCCCGGCAGGAGTCTGA
- a CDS encoding DUF1801 domain-containing protein codes for MKKSVPVESASALIDERIEELGGWRGKTLARVRKIIHAADPDIVEEWKWGIPVWSHDGIVCTGETYKNAVKMTFAKGAALKDPSRLFNSSLEGNVRRAIDIHEGEKIDEAALKALVRAAVMLNLEGKSKPKAGRSKRTR; via the coding sequence ATGAAGAAGTCCGTCCCTGTGGAATCCGCGTCGGCCTTGATCGACGAGAGGATCGAGGAGCTGGGAGGGTGGCGCGGGAAGACGCTCGCAAGAGTGCGGAAGATCATCCACGCCGCGGATCCCGACATCGTCGAGGAGTGGAAGTGGGGGATCCCGGTCTGGTCTCACGACGGCATCGTGTGCACGGGGGAGACGTACAAGAACGCCGTCAAGATGACCTTCGCCAAGGGAGCGGCGCTGAAGGATCCTTCCCGCCTCTTCAACTCCAGCCTCGAGGGAAACGTCCGCCGCGCCATCGACATCCACGAAGGCGAGAAGATCGATGAGGCGGCCCTGAAAGCACTCGTCCGCGCGGCCGTGATGCTCAATCTCGAGGGCAAGAGCAAGCCGAAGGCTGGACGCAGCAAGCGGACTCGGTAG
- a CDS encoding protein kinase translates to MIGRTLARYRIEEQLGQGGMGVVYRAHDPHLERDVALKVLPEGTVDADSRARFRLEALALSRLSHPGIGTAFDFDHQDGVDFLVMEFVPGTTLAARLATSALEEAEVLDIGLQIAEALDAAHEQGIVHRDLKPANVMVTPRGRAKVLDFGLAKLRAERAPALTGPQTMLGTLGYMAPEQLLGTEVDARADMFAFGALLYEMALGRPPFGHPGSVSVVAEVLNRPVTPLRQKRPLLSRELEALTLRCLEKDPARRPSAREAAQEIRRIRARDEAPSAPLRSRIESIAVLPLENLSRDADQEYFADGMTEALISDLSKIRALRVISRTSAMRFKGVRQPLPDIARELGVDAIVEGSVLRAGNRVRITAQLIEAATDRHLWAERYERDVADVLGIQSEVAQAIAGEIQVQLSHQERSHFGQARRVNPQAHEDYLKGRHLWNQRTVSALERALELFERAIARDPSYAPAFSGLADCHNLLADNNTYPPEVALPRAKAAALKAIELDPNLAEAHTSLAATRFEGDWDYSGAEQEYRLAIDLDRGYATAHQWYANLLTALGRMDEAVEHALEAVRRDPLSFILYSNAGDALYYARRYDEALEIYHRGIELAPEFGQTRMDLARTLELQGRYDDAIKSYLRGIDLMRRDPARSSGLACVYAASGREDEARRILAALKDWAQSSFVPPYAIASVHARLGEHDAALSELERGFEVRDRAMVYLNVNPRFDALRGEPRFGELVRRMRLAP, encoded by the coding sequence ATGATCGGCAGGACGCTGGCGCGCTATCGCATCGAGGAACAGCTCGGGCAGGGCGGGATGGGTGTGGTCTATCGCGCCCACGATCCCCACCTCGAGCGCGACGTGGCGCTCAAGGTGCTGCCCGAAGGCACGGTCGACGCCGACAGCCGCGCGCGCTTCCGCCTCGAAGCGCTCGCGCTCTCCCGTCTGAGCCACCCCGGCATCGGCACCGCGTTCGACTTCGACCATCAGGACGGCGTGGACTTCCTGGTCATGGAGTTCGTGCCGGGCACCACACTGGCCGCGCGGCTCGCGACCAGCGCGCTCGAAGAAGCCGAAGTGCTCGACATCGGTCTTCAGATCGCCGAGGCGCTCGACGCGGCGCATGAGCAAGGCATCGTGCACCGCGATCTGAAGCCGGCGAACGTCATGGTGACGCCGCGCGGTCGCGCCAAGGTCCTCGACTTCGGCCTCGCCAAGCTTCGTGCCGAGCGGGCTCCCGCGCTGACCGGACCACAGACCATGCTGGGGACGCTTGGCTACATGGCGCCGGAGCAGCTGCTCGGCACCGAGGTCGACGCGCGCGCCGACATGTTCGCCTTCGGCGCGCTGCTCTACGAGATGGCGCTCGGGCGCCCGCCGTTCGGTCATCCTGGAAGCGTGTCCGTCGTTGCCGAGGTGCTCAACCGCCCGGTGACCCCGCTTCGCCAGAAACGCCCGCTGCTCTCGCGCGAGCTCGAGGCCCTGACGCTCCGCTGCCTGGAGAAGGATCCGGCGCGGCGGCCGAGCGCGCGGGAAGCGGCGCAGGAGATACGGAGGATTCGCGCGCGTGATGAGGCGCCGAGCGCGCCGCTGCGCTCCCGGATCGAGTCGATCGCGGTGCTGCCGCTCGAGAACCTGTCACGCGACGCCGATCAGGAGTACTTCGCCGACGGCATGACCGAGGCCTTGATCTCCGACCTCTCGAAGATCCGCGCGCTGCGCGTGATCTCGAGGACCTCCGCCATGCGATTCAAGGGGGTTCGCCAGCCGCTGCCCGACATCGCGCGCGAGCTGGGCGTCGACGCGATCGTCGAAGGCTCCGTGTTGCGCGCCGGCAACCGGGTGAGAATCACGGCGCAGCTCATCGAGGCCGCCACCGATCGCCACCTGTGGGCCGAGCGCTACGAGCGCGATGTCGCCGATGTGCTCGGCATCCAGAGCGAGGTGGCGCAGGCCATCGCCGGCGAGATCCAGGTGCAGCTTTCGCATCAGGAGCGGTCGCACTTCGGCCAGGCGCGCCGCGTGAATCCGCAGGCGCACGAGGACTACCTCAAGGGGCGACACCTGTGGAACCAGCGAACCGTCAGCGCGCTGGAGCGCGCGCTGGAGCTGTTCGAGCGCGCCATCGCCCGCGATCCTTCGTATGCGCCGGCCTTCTCGGGCCTGGCCGATTGCCACAATCTGCTCGCCGACAACAACACGTATCCACCCGAAGTGGCCCTGCCGCGCGCCAAGGCCGCCGCGCTCAAGGCCATCGAGCTGGACCCCAACCTGGCCGAGGCGCACACGTCGCTCGCGGCCACGAGGTTCGAGGGCGACTGGGACTATTCCGGAGCCGAGCAGGAATACCGGTTGGCCATCGACCTGGACCGTGGATACGCGACCGCCCACCAGTGGTACGCCAACCTGCTGACCGCGCTCGGGCGCATGGACGAGGCCGTGGAGCACGCGCTGGAAGCGGTGCGACGCGACCCGCTCTCGTTCATTCTCTACTCCAATGCGGGCGACGCTCTCTACTACGCGCGCCGCTACGACGAGGCGCTCGAGATCTATCACCGTGGCATCGAGCTGGCGCCTGAATTCGGGCAGACCCGCATGGACCTGGCGCGCACGCTCGAGCTGCAGGGGCGATACGACGACGCGATCAAGTCCTACCTGCGCGGCATTGATCTCATGCGCCGCGATCCGGCGCGCTCGTCCGGCCTGGCGTGCGTCTATGCCGCATCGGGGAGGGAGGACGAGGCACGGCGCATCCTGGCCGCGCTGAAGGACTGGGCGCAATCGTCCTTCGTGCCGCCCTACGCGATCGCCTCGGTCCACGCTCGTCTCGGAGAGCACGATGCCGCACTGTCGGAGCTCGAGCGCGGATTCGAGGTGCGAGACCGCGCCATGGTCTATCTCAACGTGAACCCACGTTTCGATGCATTGCGCGGCGAGCCTCGCTTCGGCGAGCTGGTGCGCCGCATGCGTCTCGCTCCTTGA
- a CDS encoding MarR family winged helix-turn-helix transcriptional regulator translates to MSARDGRRLMDLYPRIYFACHQRHVRDPRTRRVLSAHQASILDHLDEVEPTGLVELAHHMGVTASTMSLGIERLVRQGYVIRGRDARDGRRVNLLLSPAGQRVRDASSVLDPERVAQMLAQLSTAERTRALEGLALLAQAAQRQMHALAQAGRGGLAERRSRARKEAS, encoded by the coding sequence ATGTCCGCCCGAGATGGCCGGCGACTGATGGATCTCTACCCGCGGATCTACTTCGCGTGCCACCAGCGTCACGTCCGGGATCCCCGGACGCGACGCGTGCTGAGCGCCCACCAGGCCAGCATTCTCGATCATCTCGACGAGGTCGAGCCGACGGGCCTGGTCGAGCTCGCGCATCACATGGGAGTCACGGCGTCCACCATGTCGCTCGGTATCGAACGGCTGGTGCGCCAGGGCTATGTGATCCGGGGCCGCGACGCGCGCGATGGCCGCCGTGTGAACCTGTTGCTCTCCCCCGCCGGGCAGCGCGTGCGCGACGCCTCCTCGGTGCTCGATCCCGAGCGGGTCGCGCAGATGCTCGCCCAGCTCTCCACCGCCGAGCGGACCCGGGCGCTCGAGGGTCTGGCGCTGCTGGCCCAGGCCGCTCAGAGGCAGATGCACGCTCTTGCCCAGGCCGGACGCGGCGGGCTCGCCGAACGCCGCTCTCGCGCTCGAAAGGAGGCCTCATGA
- a CDS encoding glycine/sarcosine/betaine reductase selenoprotein B family protein, with protein sequence MAIDSYKYVDFATRQIMKAWAARQEPGVIPFTPLSKPLRDCTVALVSTAGIARNDDRPFDQEGERRNPWWGDPSFRKISLGTTEKDIRIYHLHIDPKFGEADLDVVLPMRRLAELANEGVVGRPAPTHYSTMGYILDPTEVVEKTAPAIAAAMHREDVDAAVLVPV encoded by the coding sequence GTGGCGATCGACTCCTACAAATACGTCGATTTCGCCACGCGGCAGATCATGAAGGCGTGGGCCGCGCGCCAGGAGCCCGGCGTGATTCCCTTCACGCCGCTCTCGAAGCCACTGCGAGACTGCACGGTCGCTCTCGTCTCCACGGCCGGGATCGCGCGCAACGACGACCGCCCGTTCGATCAGGAGGGCGAGAGGCGGAATCCATGGTGGGGCGATCCGAGCTTCCGGAAGATCTCGCTGGGCACGACCGAGAAGGACATCCGCATCTACCACCTTCACATCGATCCGAAGTTCGGCGAGGCCGATCTCGACGTCGTGCTGCCGATGCGACGTCTGGCCGAGCTGGCAAACGAAGGCGTGGTGGGGCGGCCAGCACCGACGCACTACTCGACCATGGGGTACATCCTCGACCCCACCGAGGTGGTGGAGAAGACGGCCCCTGCCATCGCCGCGGCCATGCATCGCGAAGACGTCGACGCGGCCGTCCTCGTGCCCGTCTGA
- a CDS encoding DUF4239 domain-containing protein, with amino-acid sequence MSFLFDLPLLLSGPLVIGGLVLVGNLGLHWFRKHRLPRLKFGEGDGDFLAAVLASIMVFYGLATALIAVHVFEIHQRVKEITKHEATSLAVLYRNVSEYPEPASTELRLHLRAYTYQVIHSAWPLLRRGKIPVEGVMYMNRFQSTLMRFEPTTEAQKVLALNAIAAYNEMIQVRNMRIDSVDRALPGVMWLVIVLGALISLVSAYYFPVHDSHVHHVQVSLLAGFIGLVIFLVLALDRPFHGDLGVEPHAYEIIYKQLMER; translated from the coding sequence ATGAGCTTCCTGTTCGATCTGCCTCTGCTCCTGTCCGGTCCCCTCGTGATCGGCGGGCTGGTCCTGGTGGGGAATCTCGGCCTCCACTGGTTCCGCAAGCACCGGCTTCCACGCCTGAAGTTCGGCGAAGGCGATGGGGATTTCCTCGCCGCGGTGCTGGCTTCGATCATGGTGTTCTACGGGCTCGCGACGGCGCTGATCGCGGTGCATGTCTTCGAGATCCACCAGAGGGTCAAGGAGATCACCAAGCACGAAGCGACGTCGCTGGCGGTTCTCTACCGCAACGTGAGCGAGTATCCAGAGCCGGCGAGCACCGAGCTGCGCCTGCACCTCCGTGCGTACACGTACCAGGTCATCCATTCGGCATGGCCGCTTCTGCGACGAGGGAAGATCCCGGTGGAAGGGGTCATGTACATGAACCGCTTCCAGTCGACGCTCATGAGGTTCGAGCCGACGACCGAGGCGCAGAAAGTTCTCGCGCTCAATGCGATTGCCGCCTACAACGAGATGATCCAGGTCCGCAACATGCGGATCGACTCGGTGGACAGAGCGCTCCCGGGAGTCATGTGGCTGGTGATCGTTCTGGGCGCCTTGATCAGCCTCGTCTCGGCGTACTACTTCCCGGTTCACGACTCACACGTTCACCACGTCCAGGTCAGCTTGCTGGCGGGATTCATCGGCCTCGTGATCTTCCTGGTCCTGGCCCTCGATCGTCCATTCCACGGCGATCTCGGCGTGGAACCTCATGCCTACGAGATCATCTACAAGCAGCTGATGGAGCGCTGA
- a CDS encoding (Fe-S)-binding protein, giving the protein MSSSPSPTPLNWFDAEDAPGRRDLNTCIHCGLCLTACPTYRELKIEPDSPRGRLYLMRGLAEGRIEPGSDLERHLDQCLGCRACETVCPAGVPYGRLLEETRGQLERRRPRRTPLAMLGRWALRHLVPHRGRMHAAADVLRLGQSAPFRALMSSRAAGWLPAFARRGYAMTPALEPRRQRGLQALAARLPEGARLESRADTLVFHPPGAPKRRVGFFTTCVMETMFPRVNQEAVRLLVVAGCEVVVPHAQRCCGALQAHAGLRRESKALARANLGVFPEDVERIVTTSAGCGAALREYDHWLEGEKSEAAADAFAGRVRDVSEVLAEAGMPEPRAKVASELDPAKPLRVGYHDPCHLAHAQKVRRPPRELLAALPGVELIDLPDADHCCGSAGVYNLTHPEMAEAQLEHKLAAVRRVDPEVVVASNPGCMLHMARGAEARGMKARMVHLVEVLGRAWPARAS; this is encoded by the coding sequence GTGAGTTCCTCGCCCTCACCCACTCCTCTCAATTGGTTCGACGCCGAGGACGCGCCCGGGCGGCGCGACCTCAACACCTGCATCCATTGCGGGCTGTGTCTGACCGCGTGCCCGACGTATCGAGAGCTCAAGATCGAGCCCGACTCGCCGCGTGGACGGCTCTACCTGATGCGCGGGCTCGCCGAAGGCCGGATCGAACCTGGCTCCGACCTCGAGCGGCATCTCGATCAATGCCTGGGGTGCCGAGCGTGCGAGACCGTGTGCCCCGCGGGTGTGCCCTACGGGCGACTGCTGGAGGAGACCCGGGGCCAGCTCGAGCGACGCCGTCCTCGGCGCACGCCGCTGGCGATGCTCGGGCGCTGGGCGCTTCGCCATCTGGTGCCGCATCGGGGTCGGATGCATGCGGCGGCGGACGTGCTGCGGCTCGGTCAGTCGGCGCCGTTCCGGGCTCTCATGAGTTCGCGCGCCGCGGGCTGGCTGCCGGCTTTTGCGCGCCGCGGCTACGCCATGACGCCGGCGCTCGAGCCTCGCCGCCAGCGCGGGCTTCAGGCGCTGGCCGCGCGCTTGCCCGAGGGCGCACGGCTCGAATCGCGAGCCGATACGCTGGTCTTCCATCCTCCAGGAGCTCCCAAACGGCGGGTCGGCTTCTTCACCACGTGCGTCATGGAGACGATGTTTCCGCGCGTCAATCAGGAGGCCGTGCGTCTGCTGGTGGTCGCCGGATGCGAGGTCGTCGTCCCGCACGCGCAACGCTGCTGCGGAGCGCTGCAGGCCCACGCGGGCCTTCGGCGCGAGTCGAAGGCGCTGGCGCGCGCGAACCTCGGCGTCTTCCCGGAAGACGTGGAACGGATCGTGACCACCTCGGCCGGCTGTGGCGCCGCACTGCGCGAATACGATCATTGGCTCGAGGGCGAGAAGTCCGAAGCCGCGGCCGATGCGTTCGCAGGGCGGGTGCGCGACGTGTCCGAAGTGCTGGCGGAGGCGGGCATGCCCGAGCCGCGCGCGAAGGTCGCCTCGGAGCTCGATCCCGCCAAGCCGCTGCGCGTCGGCTACCACGATCCCTGCCATCTGGCGCACGCGCAGAAGGTGCGCCGTCCGCCGCGCGAGCTGCTCGCGGCGCTGCCCGGCGTGGAGCTGATCGATCTCCCGGACGCGGATCATTGCTGCGGCAGCGCGGGCGTCTACAACCTCACGCATCCCGAGATGGCGGAGGCGCAGCTCGAGCACAAGCTGGCGGCGGTGCGGCGCGTGGATCCCGAGGTGGTGGTGGCTTCGAACCCCGGCTGCATGCTGCACATGGCGCGCGGCGCCGAAGCGCGCGGCATGAAGGCGCGCATGGTGCACCTGGTCGAGGTGCTCGGCCGCGCGTGGCCGGCGCGAGCCTCGTGA